A genomic stretch from Acidimicrobiia bacterium includes:
- a CDS encoding zf-HC2 domain-containing protein: protein MSHPAELLSAYLDGEVTDEERRVIARHLPDCELCRAELVDLHAARSALRSLPVLDLPSGFFEAGSPGPVVPFRRRPRVWAAAAAVVAGFIGIAAFIAPEPAVPVTFIQLSVEHSNRSQLDPPLTPGKAMPSATLPIGGAE from the coding sequence GTGAGTCATCCTGCCGAGCTCCTTTCCGCCTACCTCGACGGTGAGGTCACCGATGAGGAGCGGCGCGTGATAGCGAGGCACCTTCCCGATTGTGAGTTGTGCCGGGCCGAGTTGGTCGATCTGCATGCGGCCCGTTCTGCCCTGAGATCTCTGCCCGTTCTTGATCTTCCTTCCGGGTTCTTCGAAGCCGGCTCACCCGGCCCGGTCGTTCCGTTCAGGCGGCGCCCGCGCGTCTGGGCGGCGGCGGCAGCCGTGGTCGCCGGGTTCATCGGCATCGCGGCGTTCATCGCCCCCGAACCGGCGGTACCGGTCACGTTCATCCAGCTGAGCGTCGAACACAGCAACCGGTCCCAGCTCGACCCGCCGCTCACGCCCGGCAAGGCGATGCCGTCTGCAACGCTCCCGATCGGAGGTGCCGAGTGA
- a CDS encoding sigma-70 family RNA polymerase sigma factor produces the protein MPEDVPLSWEEVARTHGRKIYNFAYRLTGSSDDAADLAQEVLLRVRRGLDGYRPGSFDGWLWRITRNAFLDDIRRKKRRPADALPDELDRLSSISSPPPEDVLASIRLGDDVQSALLELPYDFREAVVMCDIIGLSYDEIALAVAVPVGTVRSRIHRGRKMMREALS, from the coding sequence GTGCCTGAAGATGTTCCTCTCAGCTGGGAAGAGGTAGCCCGGACACATGGCCGGAAGATCTATAACTTCGCGTATCGGCTCACGGGCAGCTCCGACGACGCGGCCGATCTCGCTCAAGAAGTGCTGTTGCGGGTCAGGCGCGGCCTCGACGGATACCGGCCGGGATCGTTCGATGGATGGCTCTGGCGGATCACTCGCAACGCCTTCCTGGACGACATTCGCAGGAAGAAACGCCGCCCTGCCGATGCGCTCCCCGATGAACTCGATCGCCTCTCATCGATCAGCTCACCTCCACCCGAAGACGTCCTTGCCTCCATCCGGCTCGGAGACGATGTTCAGAGCGCGCTCCTCGAGCTCCCGTACGACTTCCGGGAGGCGGTCGTGATGTGCGACATCATCGGCCTTTCGTACGATGAGATCGCCCTCGCCGTTGCGGTTCCCGTGGGCACCGTGCGCAGTCGTATCCATCGGGGACGCAAGATGATGCGCGAGGCGCTGTCGTGA
- the tatA gene encoding twin-arginine translocase TatA/TatE family subunit: MFGLRPGELILILLVIILLFGAKKLPDLARSLGASAKEFRKGIDAGAEDEAPENPTDS; this comes from the coding sequence ATGTTTGGACTGCGTCCAGGCGAACTCATTCTCATACTGCTGGTCATCATCCTCCTCTTCGGAGCGAAGAAGCTTCCGGACCTTGCCCGCTCGCTCGGAGCGTCGGCCAAGGAGTTCCGGAAAGGGATCGATGCCGGTGCGGAGGATGAGGCGCCCGAGAATCCAACGGATTCCTAG
- a CDS encoding WhiB family transcriptional regulator produces MQRTLIEALAFDDLSWQDYSSCRGADADLFFPERGASTRKAKSICMACEVRVECLEFAIVSGEKFGIWGGLSERERRKIRKERAIAARRRQAS; encoded by the coding sequence GTGCAACGCACACTCATAGAAGCGCTCGCATTCGATGATCTTTCGTGGCAGGACTATTCCAGCTGCCGGGGAGCCGACGCCGACCTGTTCTTCCCGGAACGCGGAGCTTCAACTCGCAAAGCGAAGTCCATCTGCATGGCCTGCGAAGTCCGTGTCGAGTGTCTGGAGTTCGCCATCGTCAGTGGCGAGAAATTCGGGATCTGGGGTGGTCTTTCCGAGCGCGAACGCCGGAAGATCCGCAAGGAACGTGCGATCGCAGCCCGACGCCGCCAAGCAAGCTGA
- a CDS encoding succinate dehydrogenase cytochrome b subunit, whose amino-acid sequence MTATGTPTKKGTRPFLVEFYSSAVGKKWVMAVTGIIILGYVFVHMFGNLKIYLGADDLGVYAIDHYGEWLRELGEPLLPKTAFLWIFRGVMTISIVLHIHAAYALTAINRRARPEKYQAPREYLVANYASRTMRASGAIILAFILFHLADLTIGSANPDFITGEIRHNMLVSFTQPAVAIFYIIANILVGVHIFHGTWSLFQSMGWNNPRFNPWRKWFAAVFAGVVIVGNVSFPLSIWAGWVG is encoded by the coding sequence GTGACTGCGACCGGCACGCCGACCAAGAAGGGAACGCGCCCCTTCCTGGTTGAGTTCTACAGCTCGGCCGTCGGCAAGAAATGGGTCATGGCCGTCACCGGGATCATCATCCTCGGTTACGTCTTCGTCCACATGTTCGGGAACTTGAAGATCTACCTCGGAGCCGATGACCTGGGTGTGTACGCCATCGACCATTACGGCGAGTGGCTCAGAGAGCTCGGAGAACCGTTGCTCCCGAAGACCGCGTTCCTGTGGATCTTCCGGGGGGTGATGACCATCTCCATTGTTCTCCACATCCACGCCGCGTATGCACTGACGGCTATCAACCGGAGGGCACGCCCCGAGAAGTACCAGGCTCCTCGCGAGTACCTGGTGGCCAACTACGCGTCCCGTACGATGCGCGCCTCGGGCGCCATCATCCTGGCGTTCATTCTCTTCCACCTCGCAGACCTGACTATCGGGTCGGCCAATCCGGACTTCATAACCGGAGAGATCCGCCACAACATGCTGGTGAGTTTCACGCAACCGGCGGTGGCGATCTTCTACATAATCGCCAACATCCTGGTGGGGGTGCACATCTTCCACGGCACCTGGAGCCTGTTCCAGAGCATGGGGTGGAACAACCCGCGGTTCAATCCGTGGCGCAAATGGTTCGCGGCGGTTTTCGCCGGGGTCGTCATCGTCGGGAACGTGAGCTTCCCACTCTCGATCTGGGCCGGCTGGGTCGGTTAG